A single region of the Halobacterium wangiae genome encodes:
- a CDS encoding DUF6276 family protein — translation MTCPNCGGDELVFPVPETVHEHLPDDRVGATICTHCLRVSPADEAPEDYPDFTTVSDAFPTDGETSAVLAVLLALLDRLVLHREDADRVAAVAEGRGVDVLLFLDRLAADGSIDPELDVGRRREQLEQLI, via the coding sequence ATGACCTGTCCGAACTGCGGCGGCGACGAACTCGTTTTCCCCGTTCCCGAGACGGTCCACGAGCACCTGCCGGACGACCGCGTCGGGGCGACGATCTGTACGCACTGCCTGCGCGTCTCGCCGGCCGACGAGGCCCCCGAGGACTACCCCGACTTCACGACCGTGAGCGACGCGTTCCCGACCGACGGCGAGACGAGCGCGGTCCTCGCCGTGCTGCTCGCGCTCCTCGACCGCCTCGTCCTCCACCGGGAGGACGCCGACAGGGTGGCCGCCGTCGCCGAGGGCCGGGGCGTGGACGTCCTGCTGTTCCTCGACAGACTCGCGGCCGACGGGTCTATCGACCCGGAACTGGACGTCGGGCGGCGCCGGGAGCAACTCGAACAGCTCATCTGA
- a CDS encoding F0F1 ATP synthase subunit C yields the protein MFDIFAQIGTILAEEGTANAPAIPGDAAAALAVGLAALGAGYAERGIGSAAVGAIAEDRDLFGTGLILTVLPETLVILALVVVFAA from the coding sequence ATGTTCGACATATTCGCCCAGATCGGTACGATCCTTGCAGAGGAAGGTACAGCTAACGCTCCAGCTATCCCCGGCGACGCCGCCGCGGCGCTCGCAGTCGGTCTCGCGGCTCTCGGTGCGGGCTACGCAGAGCGCGGTATCGGTAGCGCGGCCGTCGGCGCCATCGCCGAGGACCGCGACCTCTTCGGTACGGGCCTCATCCTGACGGTCCTCCCGGAGACCCTCGTCATTCTCGCGCTCGTCGTCGTGTTCGCAGCGTAA
- a CDS encoding succinic semialdehyde dehydrogenase gives MNTEWADADRLADLREDLVVTGDRARIPVEAPYTGEPLGEIPAGTETDVEAAVAQVRETQDAWAERPVGERVAVLDRYADRVLDAQDDLLDLAQVETGKARRDAFEEVLDVATTASHYADVAPGLVASERRRGALPGLTKTTVHRQPVGVVGAISPWNYPVTLAVSDALPALAAGNGVVLKPAQQTTHVALLARRLLVEAGLPPALFAVVPGAGERVGAALVDHTDYVCFTGSTATGREVAARAGRNLVDCSMELGGKNPLLVLDDADPERAASGAVRACFANAGQLCISTERLYVDDAVYDEFRDAFVGATRSLRLGTGFDYGPEVGSLQNADQLAKTTRHVEDAVEHGASVLTGGRERQDLGPYVYEPTVLEGVTPEMVAYAEETFGPVVSLYRVDGDDEAVARANDSPYGLNASVWTADRARGERVARRVDCGTVNVNEGYAAAWASTDAPMGGMGDSGLGRRHGDEGLLKYTESQTVAVQRGVRVDPGPLPTELWTRLMTAGTRVLSRLPGWLR, from the coding sequence ATGAACACGGAGTGGGCGGACGCCGACCGGCTGGCCGACCTCCGCGAGGACCTCGTCGTCACGGGCGACCGCGCCCGCATCCCGGTCGAGGCGCCGTACACGGGCGAGCCGCTGGGCGAGATTCCCGCCGGAACCGAGACGGACGTCGAGGCCGCCGTCGCACAGGTCCGGGAGACCCAGGACGCGTGGGCCGAGCGCCCCGTGGGCGAGCGCGTCGCCGTCCTCGACCGGTACGCCGACCGCGTGCTCGACGCGCAGGACGACCTGCTGGACCTCGCGCAGGTGGAGACGGGGAAGGCTCGCCGTGACGCCTTCGAGGAGGTGCTGGACGTGGCGACGACGGCGAGTCACTACGCCGACGTCGCGCCCGGACTCGTGGCGAGCGAGCGGCGCCGCGGCGCACTCCCGGGCCTCACGAAGACCACGGTCCACCGCCAGCCGGTGGGCGTGGTCGGCGCGATCTCGCCGTGGAACTACCCGGTGACACTGGCCGTCTCCGACGCGCTCCCCGCCCTCGCGGCGGGCAACGGCGTCGTCCTCAAACCCGCACAGCAGACCACGCACGTCGCACTGCTCGCCCGGCGGCTCCTCGTCGAGGCCGGCCTGCCGCCGGCGTTGTTCGCCGTCGTCCCAGGGGCGGGCGAGCGCGTCGGCGCGGCGCTCGTCGACCACACGGACTACGTCTGCTTCACGGGGTCGACGGCCACGGGCCGCGAGGTCGCCGCGCGCGCCGGCCGTAACCTCGTCGACTGCTCGATGGAACTCGGCGGGAAGAACCCGCTGCTCGTCCTCGACGACGCCGACCCCGAGCGAGCCGCCAGCGGCGCGGTCCGCGCCTGCTTCGCGAACGCGGGACAGCTCTGCATCAGCACCGAACGGCTGTACGTCGACGACGCCGTCTACGACGAGTTCCGGGACGCGTTCGTCGGCGCGACCCGGTCCCTCCGCCTGGGCACCGGCTTCGACTACGGGCCGGAGGTCGGCTCGCTCCAGAACGCCGACCAACTGGCGAAGACCACGCGGCACGTCGAGGACGCCGTCGAGCATGGGGCGTCGGTGCTGACCGGTGGCCGCGAGCGCCAGGACCTCGGCCCGTACGTCTACGAACCGACGGTCCTGGAGGGTGTCACCCCGGAGATGGTGGCGTACGCCGAGGAGACGTTCGGTCCGGTGGTGAGCCTCTACCGCGTCGACGGTGACGACGAGGCGGTCGCACGCGCGAACGACTCGCCGTACGGCCTGAACGCCTCCGTCTGGACGGCCGACCGGGCACGGGGCGAGCGCGTCGCCCGGCGCGTCGACTGCGGCACCGTCAACGTCAACGAGGGGTACGCCGCCGCGTGGGCGTCGACGGACGCGCCGATGGGCGGGATGGGCGACTCGGGACTCGGCCGGCGGCACGGCGACGAGGGCCTCCTGAAGTACACCGAATCGCAGACCGTCGCCGTCCAGCGCGGCGTCCGGGTCGACCCCGGGCCGCTCCCGACGGAACTGTGGACCCGTCTGATGACCGCGGGGACGCGAGTCCTCTCCCGACTCCCGGGGTGGCTGCGGTGA
- a CDS encoding V-type ATP synthase subunit E, with the protein MSLETVVEDIRDEARERAKEIRADAEERADDLVAEAEADAEATLEAAEAEADREIEREREQQLSSAKLEAKQMRLEARRDALETVRETVRERIADIDGDEREELTRELLDAAAVEFDEGVDVRVYGRADDEALISEILDDYDGYEYAGERDCLGGVVVESEASRVRVNNTFDSVLEDVWENNLKEISAQLFDEDQ; encoded by the coding sequence ATGAGTCTGGAAACAGTAGTTGAGGACATCCGAGACGAAGCCCGCGAGCGCGCGAAGGAGATTCGCGCAGACGCCGAAGAGCGCGCCGACGACCTCGTCGCGGAGGCCGAAGCGGACGCGGAGGCCACCCTCGAGGCGGCCGAAGCGGAGGCCGACCGCGAGATCGAGCGCGAGCGCGAGCAGCAGCTCTCCAGTGCGAAACTGGAGGCCAAGCAGATGCGTCTGGAAGCGCGCCGCGACGCCCTCGAAACGGTCCGCGAGACCGTCCGCGAACGGATCGCGGACATCGACGGCGACGAGCGCGAGGAGCTCACCCGCGAGCTGCTCGACGCCGCCGCCGTGGAGTTCGACGAGGGCGTCGACGTCCGCGTGTACGGTCGCGCCGACGACGAGGCGCTCATCTCGGAGATCCTCGACGACTACGACGGCTACGAGTACGCCGGCGAGCGCGACTGTCTCGGCGGCGTCGTGGTAGAGAGCGAGGCGTCACGGGTCCGAGTGAACAACACGTTCGACTCGGTGCTCGAGGACGTCTGGGAGAACAACCTGAAGGAGATCAGCGCCCAACTGTTCGACGAGGACCAATGA
- a CDS encoding ATP synthase subunit B yields MKEYQTITEISGPLVFVDVDEPVAYDEIVEIEAPNGEVKRGQVLESSDEFVAIQVFEGTEGIGQDASVRFLGETLKMPVTEDLLGRVLDGSGDPIDGGPDIVPEERQDIVGEAINPHAREYPEEFIQTGVSAVDGMNTLVRGQKLPIFSASGLPHNDLALQIARQASVPEEEEGGDEEGSEFAVVFGAMGITAEEANEFMDDFERTGALERSVVFMNLADDPAVERTITPRLALTTAEYLAFEKGYHVLVILTDMTNYCEALREIGAAREEVPGRRGYPGYMYTDLAQLYERAGRIKGRDGSVTQIPILTMPGDDDTHPIPDLTGYITEGQIMMNRDLNSQGVTPPVNVLPSLSRLMDDGIGEGLTREDHGDVSDQLYAAYAEGEDLRDLVNIVGREALSERDNLYLDFADSFEDEFVDQGYDTDRSVEETLDIGWDLLSIFPKEELNRIDEELIEEYYVEDAQAEEAAAAD; encoded by the coding sequence ATGAAAGAGTACCAGACAATCACCGAGATCAGTGGCCCGCTGGTGTTCGTCGACGTCGACGAGCCAGTCGCCTACGACGAGATCGTCGAGATCGAGGCACCTAACGGCGAAGTGAAGCGCGGCCAGGTGCTCGAGTCCAGCGACGAGTTCGTCGCCATCCAGGTCTTCGAGGGCACCGAAGGTATCGGCCAGGACGCGTCCGTCCGGTTCCTGGGCGAGACGCTGAAGATGCCCGTGACCGAGGACCTCCTCGGTCGCGTCCTCGACGGGTCCGGCGACCCCATCGACGGCGGTCCGGACATCGTCCCCGAGGAGCGCCAGGACATCGTCGGCGAGGCGATCAACCCCCACGCCCGCGAGTACCCCGAGGAGTTCATCCAGACGGGCGTCTCCGCGGTCGACGGGATGAACACGCTCGTGCGCGGCCAGAAGCTGCCGATCTTCTCGGCGTCCGGCCTGCCGCACAACGACCTCGCACTCCAGATCGCTCGCCAGGCCTCCGTGCCGGAGGAGGAGGAGGGCGGCGACGAGGAGGGCAGCGAGTTCGCAGTGGTGTTCGGCGCGATGGGTATCACCGCCGAGGAGGCCAACGAGTTCATGGACGACTTCGAGCGCACCGGCGCACTCGAGCGCTCCGTCGTTTTCATGAACCTCGCGGACGACCCGGCCGTCGAGCGGACCATCACGCCGCGGCTGGCGCTGACGACCGCCGAGTACCTCGCCTTCGAGAAGGGCTACCACGTGCTCGTCATCCTCACGGACATGACGAACTACTGTGAGGCGCTCCGCGAGATCGGCGCGGCCCGCGAAGAGGTGCCGGGTCGGCGTGGCTACCCCGGCTACATGTACACGGACCTGGCGCAGCTGTACGAGCGCGCCGGCCGCATCAAGGGCCGGGACGGCTCCGTCACCCAGATCCCCATCCTCACGATGCCGGGTGACGACGACACGCACCCGATCCCGGACCTCACCGGCTACATCACCGAGGGCCAGATTATGATGAACCGCGACCTGAACAGCCAGGGCGTGACGCCGCCGGTCAACGTCCTGCCGAGTCTGTCGCGGCTGATGGACGACGGGATCGGCGAGGGCCTCACCCGCGAGGACCACGGCGACGTCTCCGACCAGCTGTACGCGGCGTACGCGGAAGGTGAGGACCTCCGCGACCTCGTGAACATCGTCGGTCGCGAGGCGCTCTCCGAGCGCGACAACCTCTACCTCGACTTCGCGGACAGCTTCGAGGACGAGTTCGTCGACCAGGGCTACGACACGGACCGCTCCGTCGAGGAGACCCTCGACATCGGCTGGGATCTCCTCTCCATCTTCCCGAAGGAGGAGCTCAACCGCATCGACGAGGAGCTCATCGAGGAGTACTACGTCGAGGACGCGCAGGCAGAGGAAGCCGCGGCCGCGGACTAA
- a CDS encoding V-type ATP synthase subunit D, whose translation MAQDIKPTRKNLMEIEDRIELSERGHDTLEQKRDGLIMEFMDILDQAQDVREDLEGNYETAQKKINMARAMEGDITVRGAAAALEEHPEITVESRNIMGVVVPQIESSKVKKSLDERGYGILGTSARIDEAAEAYEELLESIVLAAEVETAMKKMLTEIETTKRRVNALEFKLLPDLYDGQEYIEQKLEEQEREEIFRMKKVKAKKEESEKEEERLELEAAAAEAELPSDD comes from the coding sequence ATGGCTCAGGACATCAAGCCGACCCGCAAGAACCTGATGGAGATCGAGGACCGCATCGAACTCTCCGAGCGGGGCCACGACACGCTCGAACAGAAGCGTGACGGCCTCATCATGGAGTTCATGGACATCCTCGACCAGGCCCAGGACGTCCGCGAGGACCTGGAGGGGAACTACGAGACCGCACAGAAGAAGATCAACATGGCGCGCGCGATGGAGGGCGACATCACGGTCCGGGGCGCCGCGGCGGCCCTCGAGGAGCACCCCGAGATCACCGTCGAGTCCCGGAACATCATGGGCGTCGTCGTCCCCCAGATCGAGTCCTCGAAGGTGAAGAAGAGCCTCGACGAGCGCGGCTACGGCATCCTCGGGACGAGCGCCCGCATCGACGAGGCCGCCGAGGCCTACGAGGAACTCCTCGAGTCCATCGTGCTCGCGGCGGAGGTCGAGACCGCGATGAAGAAGATGCTCACGGAGATCGAGACGACCAAGCGCCGCGTCAACGCCCTGGAGTTCAAGCTCCTCCCGGACCTCTACGACGGCCAGGAGTACATCGAGCAGAAACTCGAGGAGCAGGAGCGCGAGGAGATCTTCCGCATGAAGAAGGTGAAGGCGAAGAAAGAGGAGAGCGAGAAGGAAGAGGAGCGCCTCGAACTGGAAGCAGCCGCTGCCGAGGCCGAGCTACCCTCGGACGACTAG
- a CDS encoding ATP synthase subunit A yields the protein MSQAEVITDSGEIESVSGPVVTATGLDAQMNDVVYVGDEGLMGEVIEIEDDITTIQVYEETSGVSPGGPVDNTGEPLTVDLGPGMLDSIYDGVQRPLDVLEEEMGAFLDRGVDAPGIDLEKEWAFEPTVEVGDEVEAGDVLGTVDETISIEHKVLVPPRSDGGEVTEIEAGSFTVEEPVAVLDSGEEISMHQEWPVRRARPTADKHTPKTPLVTGQRIQDGLFPLAKGGTAAIPGPFGSGKTVTQQQLAKWSDADIVVYIGCGERGNEMTEVIEDFPELEDPQTGNPLMARTCLIANTSNMPVAARESCIYTGITIAEYYRDMGYDVALMADSTSRWAEAMREISSRLEEMPGEEGYPAYLAARLAQFYERAGLYTTLNDEEGSVSVVGAVSPPGGDFSEPVTQNTLRIVKTFWALDADLAERRHFPAINWTESYSLYKDQLDDWWRENVSEDFPEVRQWAVDVLDEETELQEIVQLVGKDALPDDQQLTLEVARYLREAWLQQNALHDVDTNCEPAKTYKMLTAIQTFSEEAFDALDAGVPPEEIQDVDAAPKLNRMGVQEDWETYIEDLKAELTEQLRDKY from the coding sequence ATGAGCCAAGCAGAAGTAATCACTGACTCCGGCGAGATCGAGAGCGTGAGTGGTCCGGTCGTGACCGCCACGGGCCTCGACGCCCAGATGAACGACGTCGTCTACGTGGGCGACGAGGGTCTGATGGGCGAGGTCATCGAAATCGAAGACGACATCACAACCATCCAGGTGTACGAGGAGACCTCGGGCGTCAGCCCGGGCGGCCCCGTGGACAACACGGGCGAACCCCTCACCGTAGACCTCGGACCGGGGATGCTGGACTCCATCTACGACGGCGTCCAGCGCCCCCTCGACGTCCTCGAGGAGGAGATGGGTGCGTTCCTCGACCGCGGTGTCGACGCACCCGGCATCGACCTCGAGAAGGAGTGGGCGTTCGAGCCCACCGTCGAGGTCGGCGACGAGGTCGAAGCCGGCGACGTGCTCGGCACCGTCGACGAGACGATCAGCATCGAGCACAAGGTGCTCGTGCCGCCCCGCAGCGACGGCGGCGAGGTCACCGAGATCGAGGCCGGCTCGTTCACCGTCGAGGAGCCGGTCGCGGTGCTGGACTCCGGCGAGGAGATCTCGATGCACCAGGAGTGGCCGGTCCGCCGCGCGCGACCGACCGCAGACAAGCACACGCCGAAGACGCCGCTGGTGACGGGCCAGCGAATCCAGGACGGCCTCTTCCCGCTCGCGAAGGGCGGGACGGCCGCGATTCCGGGGCCGTTCGGCTCCGGGAAGACCGTCACCCAGCAGCAGCTGGCGAAGTGGTCCGACGCGGACATCGTCGTCTACATCGGCTGCGGTGAGCGCGGCAACGAGATGACGGAGGTCATCGAGGACTTTCCGGAACTGGAGGACCCCCAGACCGGGAACCCGCTGATGGCCCGCACCTGCCTCATCGCGAACACGTCGAACATGCCGGTGGCAGCCCGCGAGTCCTGCATCTACACGGGCATCACCATCGCGGAGTACTACCGCGACATGGGCTACGACGTGGCGCTGATGGCCGACTCCACCTCGCGGTGGGCCGAGGCGATGCGCGAGATCTCCTCCCGACTGGAGGAGATGCCGGGCGAGGAGGGGTACCCCGCGTACCTCGCCGCCCGCCTCGCGCAGTTCTACGAGCGCGCCGGCCTCTACACCACCCTCAACGACGAGGAGGGGTCGGTGTCGGTCGTCGGTGCGGTCAGCCCGCCGGGCGGCGACTTCTCCGAGCCGGTCACCCAGAACACGCTGCGCATCGTGAAGACGTTCTGGGCGCTGGACGCGGACCTCGCCGAGCGGCGTCACTTCCCCGCCATCAACTGGACCGAGTCGTACTCGCTGTACAAGGACCAGCTCGACGACTGGTGGCGCGAGAACGTCTCCGAGGACTTCCCGGAGGTCCGGCAGTGGGCCGTCGACGTCCTCGACGAGGAGACCGAACTCCAGGAGATCGTCCAGCTCGTCGGCAAGGACGCGCTGCCGGACGACCAGCAGCTCACCCTGGAGGTCGCTCGCTACCTCCGCGAGGCGTGGCTCCAGCAGAACGCGCTCCACGACGTGGACACGAACTGCGAGCCCGCCAAGACGTACAAGATGCTCACGGCCATCCAGACGTTCAGCGAGGAGGCCTTCGACGCGCTCGACGCCGGCGTCCCACCGGAGGAGATCCAGGACGTCGACGCGGCGCCGAAGCTCAACCGCATGGGCGTCCAGGAGGACTGGGAGACGTACATCGAGGACCTCAAGGCAGAGCTCACCGAGCAACTGCGTGACAAGTACTAA
- a CDS encoding V-type ATP synthase subunit F: protein MSQEIAVIGSPEFTTGFRLAGVRKFENVPQDDKDESLDDAVESVLGDEDVGIAVMHDEDLDFLSRQVRESVETSVEPTFVTIGGGAAGGSGLRDQIKRAIGIDLMADEEGESENE, encoded by the coding sequence ATGAGCCAGGAGATAGCCGTCATCGGGAGCCCGGAGTTCACCACCGGGTTCCGACTGGCGGGCGTTCGGAAGTTCGAGAACGTCCCCCAGGACGACAAGGACGAGAGCCTCGACGACGCAGTCGAGTCGGTCCTCGGCGACGAGGACGTGGGCATCGCCGTGATGCACGACGAGGACCTCGACTTCCTCTCGCGGCAGGTCCGCGAGAGCGTCGAGACGAGCGTCGAACCGACGTTCGTGACGATCGGCGGCGGCGCCGCCGGCGGCAGTGGACTGCGCGACCAGATCAAGCGCGCCATCGGGATCGACCTGATGGCGGACGAGGAAGGTGAGAGTGAGAACGAATGA
- the fer gene encoding ferredoxin Fer yields the protein MDSPHEILGVDPGADDDEIREAYRRRVIETHPDQGGSVEAFKLVRAAYEAIESDEALEPRDVDTADGVDDQPVSAETTVEYLSHAVLDDHGWALDDADLFEKAADADLGPVDHGTFVVEPGESLLEAAESRGWAWPYACRGGACANCAVAVAEGDLSQPVDHVLSTDLLDRGFRLSCNGIPVTDELKVVYDVKHLPGLDELRLPPYPFELAHADD from the coding sequence GTGGACTCCCCACACGAGATTCTCGGCGTCGACCCCGGTGCGGACGACGACGAGATCCGGGAAGCCTACCGCCGCCGCGTCATCGAGACCCACCCCGACCAGGGTGGCTCCGTCGAGGCGTTCAAGCTGGTCCGTGCGGCCTACGAGGCCATCGAGAGCGACGAGGCCCTCGAACCCCGCGACGTCGACACCGCCGACGGCGTCGACGACCAGCCGGTGTCCGCGGAGACGACCGTCGAGTACCTGAGCCACGCGGTCCTCGACGACCACGGCTGGGCGCTCGACGACGCGGACCTCTTCGAGAAGGCAGCCGACGCCGACCTCGGGCCGGTCGACCACGGCACGTTCGTCGTCGAACCCGGCGAGTCCCTCCTCGAGGCCGCGGAGAGCCGCGGGTGGGCATGGCCGTACGCCTGCCGCGGTGGCGCGTGCGCGAACTGCGCGGTCGCCGTCGCCGAGGGCGACCTCTCCCAGCCCGTCGACCACGTCCTCTCGACGGACCTCCTCGACCGCGGGTTCCGGCTCTCCTGCAACGGCATCCCCGTAACGGACGAACTCAAAGTCGTCTACGACGTCAAACACCTCCCGGGTCTCGACGAACTACGGCTCCCGCCGTATCCCTTCGAACTGGCGCACGCAGACGACTAA
- a CDS encoding V-type ATP synthase subunit C, with amino-acid sequence MSASGTANYEYVVARVRHRRASLFSDDDYRKLLRMGTGEIARFMEESVYEDAVNALGSRHSGVDLIEYALNETLARTFDDLLRWSEGRLYEQVARYLRKFDAWNVKTVLRGRYSDATNEEISTDLIDAGEFDEAFLDRLVAAENIEAVVDLLDGTMFGPYLEPAFADYEATGTLVPLENAVDRAYYENLVPQTVGDSDSPQALYAEFLHAEIDFRNARNALRLARSGADVDVGEYFIEGGTLFSRSEMNQLVGNRSELVTRIRESRYGDELSGALDELETAESLIGFEHALDRALLEYSDHLSYVYPLSVCPVLAYVLAKEREVDNIRAIARGREAGLSEDEIQEELVIL; translated from the coding sequence ATGAGCGCGTCCGGCACGGCAAACTACGAGTACGTGGTCGCCCGCGTCCGTCACCGCCGCGCCAGCCTCTTCAGCGACGACGACTACCGGAAGCTCCTCCGCATGGGGACGGGCGAGATCGCCCGCTTCATGGAGGAGTCGGTGTACGAGGACGCGGTGAACGCGCTCGGGTCGCGCCACAGCGGCGTCGACCTGATCGAGTACGCGCTGAACGAGACGCTCGCACGGACGTTCGACGACCTGCTGCGCTGGAGCGAGGGTCGCCTGTACGAGCAGGTCGCCCGCTACCTCCGGAAGTTCGACGCGTGGAACGTCAAGACGGTGCTCCGCGGCCGGTACTCCGACGCGACCAACGAGGAGATCAGCACGGACCTCATCGACGCCGGCGAGTTCGACGAGGCGTTCCTCGACCGACTGGTCGCCGCCGAGAACATCGAAGCGGTCGTCGACCTGCTCGACGGGACGATGTTCGGGCCGTACCTCGAACCCGCGTTCGCCGACTACGAGGCCACCGGAACACTCGTCCCGCTGGAGAACGCAGTGGACCGTGCGTACTACGAGAACCTCGTTCCCCAGACGGTGGGCGACAGCGACAGCCCGCAGGCGCTGTACGCGGAGTTCCTGCACGCCGAGATCGACTTCCGGAACGCCCGGAACGCGCTCCGACTCGCCCGCTCGGGCGCCGACGTCGACGTCGGCGAGTACTTCATCGAGGGCGGGACGCTGTTCTCGCGCTCGGAGATGAACCAGCTCGTCGGCAACCGTTCGGAGCTCGTCACCCGCATCCGCGAGAGCCGCTACGGCGACGAGCTGTCGGGAGCGCTGGACGAACTGGAGACCGCAGAGAGCCTCATCGGGTTCGAGCACGCCCTCGACCGGGCGCTGCTGGAGTACTCCGACCACCTCTCGTACGTCTACCCGCTGTCGGTCTGTCCGGTGCTCGCGTACGTGCTCGCGAAGGAACGTGAAGTAGACAACATCCGCGCCATCGCTCGCGGCCGGGAAGCCGGCCTGAGCGAGGACGAAATTCAGGAGGAACTCGTCATCCTATGA
- a CDS encoding SDR family oxidoreductase yields the protein MSVFLTGFPGFLGSALVDRLLDRTDTVHCLVQPTYRDAAAARARELAGAEWENHVVLHEGDVTDPDLGLGADSRDALQRDVEELFHLAAVYDLAVTRAVGEAVNVDGTRHVLDFAADCDLRRFQYVSTCYVSGRHDGVFGEADLDVGQSFNNHYEATKFEAEVLVQDRMAEGLPASVYRPAITVGDSETGETQKYDGPYFVLQWLRRCPGVAPLPVFPGARSTELNVVPRNFVVDAVDYLAEHGDAGAVYQLCDPNPSTIPELTRLLADATGTHVLPVPSTPALAKRLLGTEFGRSLTGIPPATLDYFTHPTRYVNPNARRALAGSGVACPAFESYVDRLVEYVRDHPSVSSDAMT from the coding sequence GTGAGCGTCTTCCTCACCGGCTTCCCGGGGTTCCTCGGGTCCGCGCTCGTCGACCGACTGCTCGACCGGACGGACACGGTGCACTGTCTCGTCCAGCCGACGTACCGGGACGCCGCGGCGGCCCGGGCTCGGGAACTGGCGGGCGCGGAGTGGGAGAACCACGTCGTCCTCCACGAGGGCGACGTCACGGACCCGGACCTCGGGCTCGGTGCAGACAGCCGGGACGCCCTCCAGCGGGACGTCGAGGAGCTGTTCCACCTCGCCGCCGTCTACGACCTCGCGGTGACCAGGGCGGTCGGCGAGGCGGTCAACGTCGACGGCACGAGACACGTCCTCGACTTCGCCGCGGACTGCGACCTGCGACGGTTCCAGTACGTCAGCACCTGCTACGTCAGCGGGCGCCACGACGGCGTGTTCGGCGAGGCCGACCTCGACGTCGGACAGTCGTTCAACAACCACTACGAGGCGACGAAGTTCGAAGCGGAGGTGCTCGTCCAGGACCGGATGGCCGAGGGACTGCCGGCGTCGGTCTACCGGCCCGCCATCACGGTCGGCGACAGCGAGACCGGCGAGACCCAGAAGTACGACGGTCCGTACTTCGTCCTCCAGTGGCTCCGCCGGTGTCCCGGCGTCGCCCCGCTCCCCGTCTTCCCCGGTGCGCGCTCGACGGAACTCAACGTCGTCCCCCGGAACTTCGTCGTGGACGCCGTCGACTACCTCGCCGAGCACGGCGACGCCGGCGCGGTCTACCAGCTCTGCGACCCGAACCCGTCGACGATACCGGAACTCACGCGCCTGCTCGCGGACGCGACCGGCACCCACGTCCTCCCGGTTCCGTCGACGCCCGCTCTCGCGAAGCGCCTGCTCGGCACCGAGTTCGGCCGGTCGCTGACCGGCATCCCGCCGGCGACGCTGGACTACTTCACGCACCCCACACGGTACGTGAACCCGAACGCCCGTCGTGCACTCGCCGGCAGCGGCGTCGCCTGTCCCGCCTTCGAGAGCTACGTCGACCGTCTCGTCGAGTACGTCCGCGACCACCCCAGCGTCTCCAGCGACGCGATGACGTAG